The genomic window GCCCTACGCCCGATAACTCAAAGGACGCGCCCAAAGTGTGCTGATTTGTCATTATTTATTGTTTACTTAGACAAAGATAAGGCATTCAAGCCTTAAGAAGTCGAACGCCAATTTGTATTTCATATACTAGGCGATATCACCTAGCTTCTTGTACAGTTGCTGCGAAAAAGTTGGAATTTTCAATTTAATTATTGAGGGCGATTCCCAACAATAATTTTTGTCGATTGAGCGACTGATTTGCATTCAATAAATAACCGGAATACAAAACACCAATCCCCAAAATGAGTAGAACTGCAACATATACCCATTAAGTTGTTCAAAGCTCCCCTTTTTAAGGGGGATTGGGGGATCGATCCGTAGCTCATTAAAACAAAAATCCTGACTAGGAACTATTTAGCTTGGAGTATTCAACCTCCAAGCTAGAAAATCCAGGGAACGTGAAAAAGACGCCGACCCTAGAAACGCTCACCAATACCAAAGTGCAAACGGCCTTCACCTTGTTCGTTGAAGCCGTAATCCACCCGGATTGGGCCGAGGGGTGATTGCACCCGAACGCCTAAACCGAAGCCAAGGCCACTCCCAGGCTTGCCGCGCACCCCTGCGGGATCTCCAGGGACGTTTCTACCCGTGCCCAAGTCAGTTCCGATATCAACAAATAAAGCACCACCAACGATCGAGAAAATCGGGAAGCGATATTCGGCTGTTGCCTGAATAAAACTGCGCCCAGCGCCTACATCTCCTTCCTGATAACCGCGCACCGAGTTGCTACCACCGAGGGAAAAGGCTTCATAAGGAGGCAAATCGCCCAATGCAGTACCCCCTTGAATGTTAAAAGCTAGAGCTTGAGGGCCTTTATTGAAGCGGGTAAAGTTAACAGGAATGTAGTGGCTGTAGCTGCCGCGCAGTCGGCTGAGGAAAATGTTACCGCTGCCAATGGGTATCGATTGCTCAACCCCCAAGCGCAGGAGAGATCCGCTTGTAGTCTGCAAGGGATTGTTGCGGCGATCGCGCGATACGCCAAACTGAACCGTAGTCAAGTCGTCTTTACCGCTTTCACTAAAACTCAGGCGATTGCCCAACTCATCTTTGGGGCTGATATCACCATTGCGATCGCGTATGGAAACCCGTTGATACTGCAATCCTAGCGAGGCCACCCATTCTGAAGTTGCCAGAGGATTCCTCGACAAAGGACGGGTAAAATTAACACCGCCGCCCAGACGAAGCACGCGGGGGCGATCGCCTCCCGGCAGATCCACTTCTCTTTCGCCACCATCAAAAATCAGCGAAATAGTCCGGCGTCTGAACGCATTCACCGTATACGAGGTGCGGTAAGGATCGCCCGCAATCCAAGGATCTGTGAAGTTGACATCAAACAGCAACTCCCGCTGACCCACCTGCAACTCACCGCCCAGTTTCTGGTTGTTGCCCCCCAGGTTTTGCTGCTGATAGCTCAGCGTACCAAATAGGCCGCTCGCAGAGCTAATACCAGCCCCAGCCGCGATAGATCCGGTATTCTTCTCAATCGCATTTACAACAACCACCACCTGACGCGGATCTTTACCAGGACTGAATGAAAGCTGCACATCCTCAAAAATACCCAGGCCATAAACCCGTCGCAGATCTCTTTGCGCCGTGTTCCGGTTAAAAACATCGCCCCGTTTTAGCTCCAACTCTCTTGTGATAATAAAGTTGCGGGTACGACCCCGGATCGGTCTTCCTTGGCTATCAGTTGCCTCTCTTTCTTTGCTGAGAAAGCGAACCTCAACATCCTCAACAACACCTTCTGCCACCAAAAGCGTGACATTGCCATCGGCGTTAATTTGGGGAGTTTCAATTACCTGTGCCAGGTCATAACCGTTATCTTTGTACCACTGGTTTATCCTCTTGATACCTTCTTGCAAGTTGCGTAGGTTAAGAACCTGACCGTATTGCGCTTTGAAAGCTTCATCAATTACCTGTTGGGGTAGCGCTTGCTTGGCAGCACCTTCGGGCACCGGGCTGACACTCACTTGGCGCAAGACGGGGTTAGGCTGCACAACAAAGCTCACGCGCACCCCTAAAGCCGTATCTGCTGGTTCAACATTGACCTGAGCAAAGTAACCCGTCGCGTAGATGGCATTGACATCTTCTTGTAACTGGCTTCGTGTAGCCGTGCGTCCGGGCTGAGTGCGAATGGTCTGGTAAATGAGGTTTTGCAGTTCGCCTTCCACGCCTGTAACTAACACTTCAGCCACCAATACTCTAGGTTCCGGTTCTTGTGTAGCTTCAGATGGAGTTTCTTGTGCTGGTGCAGGCTGCAATTGAGGCTCTGGCGTCTGGGTTGGTTCAGACTGCGCTGGAGCTTCTTGTGTCTGCCTTGGCCGAGATGGGGTGTCTGGTGTCTGGGTTGGTGCAGGCTGCAATTGAGGCTCTGGCGTCTGGGTTGGTTCAGGCTGCGCTGGAGCTTCTTGTGTCTGACTTGGCCGAGATGGGGTGTCTGGCGTCTGGGTCGGTGCAGGCTGCAATTGAGGCTCTGGCGTCTGGGTTGGTGCAGGCTGTAATTGAAGCTCTGGCGTTTGGGTTGGTGCAGGCTGCAATTGAGGCTCTGGCGTCTGGGTCGGTTCAGACTGCGGAGAACCTTCTTGTGTCCGACTTGGCCGAGATGGATTTTCTTGTGTCTGCGTTGGCTGCGTCTGTGCTATTTGCCCTTTGTTCTGGTTAAAAGCCTCCTGTTTGTGCTGGCTTTGGGGCGACCAAGGAGGGATTGCTGCTACACGTTCTCGACGCGGTTTTATGTCTGTTTTATCTGTTAATTGCAAATCGCGTGCTGACAAGGGCGATCGCTCTGTCGGTTGTCCGTTGTTAGTTATCGACTGACCGCTAACTTCTAGGGGCTGAGTTTTAATTTCTAACTCGCTCTTCTTGATTTCTGGCTGCCCAATAGCGACCCTAGTCTCATCTATCTGGGCTGCATCGGACTGAGTTTTAACTTGTAACTCAGTAGCCTTGTCTGCTGGCTTAGGAACGGCGAACTCTAAATTGGCTGAGGATTCTGGCGCAGCGATTTTCGGGGTAAGAACAAAAGCCTGACTGCTGTTTTTATCTACCAGGGGGTTTGCCCCAGGGCTAGGGCTATTTGCGCGATCGCTCTCGTTTGATTGTGGGCTAAGCTCATCCGCACTTGTTGGCTGCGGCTGAACTGCTGAAAATTCAGAATACTTAACCCAAGAACCAGTAGTTCCATCTCTTGACGGTTGGGCGGGCAGTGTTGCACTACTGCTCTTGGCTTCTGTCTCCTGAGCGATATCGGCGTTCTGATTAGACTGGGCTTTTGCTGCAACGTTGTTTAAAGCAAAAAAACCAGGCATTGCCGCCAAAACCACTACTACAAAGTGATATAAGCGAGGTAACAGATAATACTGGATGTAACGGATATACTTTATGTCGTTTGCCACTTCCACACACCATTGAATTGCTATCAGCTATTAGCATAGATGGTTGGTAGTTGCTAGTTGTCAGTTGTCAGTTGTCAGTTGTCCCTTGTCGGTTGTCTATTTTTGACTGACGTTGACTGGTGACGAATGACTAATGTAATGACCGCTAAGCCACTAACCACCAACTACGTTCCCAGTAGTTGCCAAGACCCTCTCTAGAACCTGCTGGTAGGCATCTTCCACCTGCCCTAAGTCTCGCCGGAAGCGGTCTTTGTCCATCACCCTTCGGTCGGGGTCGGATTCTGAATCGTTCCACAGACGGCAGGTATCAGGACTAATTTCATCTGCCAACAGCATATGTTGCTGTTGGTCAAGGCCAAACTCCAGCTTGAAGTCAACTAAGGTAATGCCGCACTTATGGAAAAATTCCTTAAGGATCTCGTTAATTCGCAATGCCATTGTCTGCAATTGCTCCAGCTGTTCTGGGGTGGCAAGAGACATTAACAACAGGCGATCGCGTGTCAACAATGGATCTCCCAGTTCATCGTTCTTATAGTAGAACTCGACTAGGGGCGGTTTCAGCACCGTGCCCACCTCTAGGCCAGTCTGTTGACACAAACTTCCGGCAGCAATGTTCCTCACTACCACCTCTAAAGGCACTATCCGCACTGCTCGAACTCGCATTTGGTTCGGTGCAGGACAATCGATGAAGTGCGTGGGAATGCCGTTGGCTTCGAGCATTTGGAACAAGTGCGCGGCAATTTTGCAGTTTATCTCACCTTTGCCTGCGATGGTACCCCGCTTTTTGGCATTAAAGGCTGTTGCGTCGTCTTTGAAGTTTGCCAGCAGAACCTCTGGTTCATCAGTACTGTAGATAATCTTGGCTTTCCCTTCGTAGAGCTTTTGATGGGCGGACATAGAAAGTAGGTTTATGTAGTTGAAGATATTCGCAAGCAGCAAGAGAAGATTGTAGTCCCTCTGGAGTAGGATCGCCTCAATATCTGGCCACCTGGATTAACTGGCATAACTTAAAATTAATAAAAGGTTAACTTAATGTTAAGATTAGGTTAATAATAATAGAAACAATTTTCTTCTGCCTTGAATACAATGGAAGCAAGGCACGGCTTCCTAACCAAATGGTGTAAGGAGTTCTCCGGAGCCGCTGAGGTTGCAGCAGATATATCTAAAGCTATTA from Microcoleus sp. FACHB-831 includes these protein-coding regions:
- a CDS encoding BamA/TamA family outer membrane protein; protein product: MANDIKYIRYIQYYLLPRLYHFVVVVLAAMPGFFALNNVAAKAQSNQNADIAQETEAKSSSATLPAQPSRDGTTGSWVKYSEFSAVQPQPTSADELSPQSNESDRANSPSPGANPLVDKNSSQAFVLTPKIAAPESSANLEFAVPKPADKATELQVKTQSDAAQIDETRVAIGQPEIKKSELEIKTQPLEVSGQSITNNGQPTERSPLSARDLQLTDKTDIKPRRERVAAIPPWSPQSQHKQEAFNQNKGQIAQTQPTQTQENPSRPSRTQEGSPQSEPTQTPEPQLQPAPTQTPELQLQPAPTQTPEPQLQPAPTQTPDTPSRPSQTQEAPAQPEPTQTPEPQLQPAPTQTPDTPSRPRQTQEAPAQSEPTQTPEPQLQPAPAQETPSEATQEPEPRVLVAEVLVTGVEGELQNLIYQTIRTQPGRTATRSQLQEDVNAIYATGYFAQVNVEPADTALGVRVSFVVQPNPVLRQVSVSPVPEGAAKQALPQQVIDEAFKAQYGQVLNLRNLQEGIKRINQWYKDNGYDLAQVIETPQINADGNVTLLVAEGVVEDVEVRFLSKEREATDSQGRPIRGRTRNFIITRELELKRGDVFNRNTAQRDLRRVYGLGIFEDVQLSFSPGKDPRQVVVVVNAIEKNTGSIAAGAGISSASGLFGTLSYQQQNLGGNNQKLGGELQVGQRELLFDVNFTDPWIAGDPYRTSYTVNAFRRRTISLIFDGGEREVDLPGGDRPRVLRLGGGVNFTRPLSRNPLATSEWVASLGLQYQRVSIRDRNGDISPKDELGNRLSFSESGKDDLTTVQFGVSRDRRNNPLQTTSGSLLRLGVEQSIPIGSGNIFLSRLRGSYSHYIPVNFTRFNKGPQALAFNIQGGTALGDLPPYEAFSLGGSNSVRGYQEGDVGAGRSFIQATAEYRFPIFSIVGGALFVDIGTDLGTGRNVPGDPAGVRGKPGSGLGFGLGVRVQSPLGPIRVDYGFNEQGEGRLHFGIGERF
- the purC gene encoding phosphoribosylaminoimidazolesuccinocarboxamide synthase; its protein translation is MSAHQKLYEGKAKIIYSTDEPEVLLANFKDDATAFNAKKRGTIAGKGEINCKIAAHLFQMLEANGIPTHFIDCPAPNQMRVRAVRIVPLEVVVRNIAAGSLCQQTGLEVGTVLKPPLVEFYYKNDELGDPLLTRDRLLLMSLATPEQLEQLQTMALRINEILKEFFHKCGITLVDFKLEFGLDQQQHMLLADEISPDTCRLWNDSESDPDRRVMDKDRFRRDLGQVEDAYQQVLERVLATTGNVVGG